One window from the genome of Streptococcus salivarius encodes:
- the rlmN gene encoding 23S rRNA (adenine(2503)-C(2))-methyltransferase RlmN → MEGYKPSIYGLTRDELIDWAMEHGEKKFRATQIWDWLYKKRVQSFEEMTNISKDFIAKLNENFCVNPLKQRIVQESKDGTVKYLFELPDGMLIETVLMRQHYGLSVCVTTQVGCNIGCTFCASGLIKKQRDLTAGEIVAQIMLVQKYFDDRSDGERVSHVVVMGIGEPFDNYDNVLRFLRTINNDNGLAIGARHITVSTSGLAPKIKEFANEGVQVNLAVSLHAPNNDLRSSIMRINRSFPLEKLFEAIEYYIQTTNRRVTFEYIMLNEVNDHPENAQELADLTKKIRKLSYINLIPYNPVSEHDQYSRSTKERVAAFYDVLKKNGVNCVVRQEHGTDIDAACGQLRSNTMKRDRQKAVAEASGKSEGK, encoded by the coding sequence ATGGAAGGCTACAAACCTTCTATTTATGGTCTTACTCGTGACGAGTTGATTGATTGGGCTATGGAACACGGTGAAAAGAAATTCCGTGCTACTCAAATTTGGGATTGGCTCTACAAGAAGCGTGTGCAATCTTTCGAAGAAATGACCAACATTTCTAAGGATTTCATTGCTAAATTGAATGAGAATTTCTGTGTGAACCCATTGAAACAACGTATCGTTCAAGAATCTAAAGATGGTACCGTTAAGTATCTTTTTGAATTGCCAGATGGTATGTTGATTGAGACGGTTTTGATGCGTCAACACTATGGTTTGTCTGTCTGTGTGACAACTCAGGTTGGATGTAACATCGGTTGTACTTTCTGTGCCAGTGGTTTGATTAAGAAACAACGTGACTTGACTGCTGGTGAGATTGTGGCACAAATCATGTTGGTACAAAAATACTTTGACGATCGTAGTGACGGTGAACGTGTCAGCCACGTGGTTGTTATGGGTATCGGTGAGCCATTTGATAACTATGACAATGTGCTTCGCTTCTTGCGTACCATTAACAATGACAATGGTCTTGCCATTGGAGCGCGTCACATCACCGTGTCAACATCTGGTTTGGCACCAAAAATTAAGGAATTTGCTAACGAAGGTGTTCAAGTTAACCTTGCCGTGTCACTTCACGCGCCTAACAATGACCTTCGTTCAAGCATCATGCGTATCAACCGCTCGTTCCCACTTGAAAAACTCTTTGAAGCTATCGAGTATTACATCCAGACAACCAACCGTCGTGTAACTTTTGAGTATATCATGCTTAATGAGGTCAATGACCATCCTGAAAATGCTCAAGAGTTGGCTGATTTGACTAAGAAAATCCGTAAGTTGTCATACATCAACTTGATTCCATATAACCCAGTTTCAGAGCACGACCAATATAGCCGTTCAACGAAAGAACGTGTGGCTGCCTTCTACGATGTGCTCAAGAAAAATGGGGTTAACTGCGTGGTTCGTCAAGAGCACGGTACAGATATCGATGCAGCTTGTGGACAATTGCGTTCAAACACTATGAAACGCGACCGTCAAAAAGCTGTAGCAGAAGCTTCTGGTAAATCAGAAGGTAAGTAA
- a CDS encoding YutD family protein, protein MRKEILPEMFNYNKYPGPDFVYVADLLKSDACQFTVLENHKDALDATRFGQRFSEIMLKYDYIVGDWSNDQLRLKGFYEDERPNTRKTDRISRLSEYLREYCAFGCAYFILKNEEPQLIVFEEETEPRRKRRRSNNRRNASQESRERNASQKNKGQKASAKQKPEKSKRRDRDQEGPSFEKIKRRPKFKSRSEDGGRERKPNFKKSQKQAPKSKGQNTPSKKQIQTKSDGQHFTIRKKGN, encoded by the coding sequence ATGCGTAAAGAAATCTTGCCAGAAATGTTTAATTATAATAAATATCCAGGGCCAGACTTTGTGTATGTGGCTGATCTTCTGAAATCAGATGCCTGTCAGTTCACAGTTCTTGAAAATCACAAGGATGCTTTAGACGCTACCCGCTTTGGGCAACGTTTTTCTGAAATCATGCTCAAGTATGATTATATCGTTGGGGACTGGTCTAATGATCAGCTTCGCCTTAAGGGATTTTACGAGGACGAGCGACCTAATACGCGTAAGACAGACCGTATTAGCCGATTGTCAGAGTATTTGCGTGAATACTGTGCCTTTGGCTGTGCCTACTTTATTTTGAAAAATGAAGAGCCGCAGTTAATCGTCTTTGAAGAGGAGACGGAGCCTCGTCGCAAGCGCCGTCGTTCTAATAATCGTCGTAATGCTTCTCAGGAATCTAGAGAGCGCAATGCTTCTCAAAAGAATAAGGGGCAAAAAGCTTCTGCGAAGCAAAAGCCAGAAAAGTCCAAACGAAGAGATAGGGATCAAGAGGGTCCAAGCTTTGAGAAAATCAAGCGTCGTCCTAAGTTCAAATCTAGATCCGAGGACGGTGGTCGTGAGCGTAAGCCTAACTTCAAGAAGAGTCAGAAGCAAGCTCCAAAATCTAAAGGTCAAAACACCCCATCGAAGAAACAAATCCAGACCAAGTCAGATGGTCAACATTTCACAATCAGAAAAAAAGGAAATTAA
- a CDS encoding bifunctional metallophosphatase/5'-nucleotidase: MKDTIRILHINDLHSHFEQYPQLKRAVDDLSRTDRELIKVDLGDNVDKSHPLSDATAGRFNVALMNELGIDYATIGNNEGIGLAKDELDCLYEQAKFQPIIGNLKDEGRQPEWAKSYLIHRTKAGTNIAFLAYTFPYYITYAPNGWQVLEPMARLEEDLARPEVKDADIVVVLSHLGVRYDEQIAETYPQVNLVIGSHTHHLFEEGKLVNETYLAAADRYGYYLGCIDLTVENGRLIEYQIEAIPTKSYILDLDKEDETFIKAMCEEGHRRLAQKKVANLGRELDFDETCQLVLQAVCQETDSQLTLLNTGLIMKTLGPQVTMADLQEALPHQMRMARLVVTGKELKEICQEVFTKAELLKNQAIKGMGFRGKTFGEVITGNFAYKNGNLLYNRRVVDSNEKFSLVLVDQYYFASYFPTIKEKEVTLLFPDLLRELVAKYLGKNGANWDKI, translated from the coding sequence ATGAAAGACACGATTCGAATTCTTCATATCAATGATTTACACTCTCATTTTGAACAGTATCCACAACTCAAGCGAGCTGTGGATGATTTGAGTCGGACAGATAGAGAGTTGATCAAGGTAGATCTTGGGGACAATGTGGATAAGTCCCATCCCTTATCTGATGCGACAGCCGGGCGTTTTAATGTAGCCCTGATGAATGAGTTGGGGATAGACTATGCGACTATTGGAAATAATGAGGGGATTGGTCTGGCCAAGGATGAGCTAGACTGTCTTTATGAGCAGGCTAAGTTTCAGCCTATCATAGGAAATCTCAAGGATGAGGGGAGACAGCCTGAATGGGCCAAGTCCTATCTTATCCACAGAACTAAAGCAGGTACAAACATTGCTTTCTTAGCCTATACCTTCCCATATTACATCACCTATGCTCCCAATGGTTGGCAGGTGTTAGAGCCTATGGCTAGGTTGGAAGAGGATTTGGCTCGTCCTGAGGTAAAGGATGCAGACATAGTCGTCGTTCTTAGCCATCTGGGTGTACGCTATGATGAGCAGATTGCAGAGACTTATCCGCAGGTAAACCTTGTCATCGGGAGCCACACGCATCACCTTTTTGAAGAGGGGAAATTAGTCAATGAAACCTATTTGGCAGCTGCTGACAGATATGGCTATTATCTTGGCTGTATTGACCTTACTGTGGAAAATGGGCGATTGATAGAATATCAGATTGAGGCTATCCCCACCAAGTCCTACATCTTGGATTTAGACAAGGAGGACGAAACCTTTATAAAGGCTATGTGTGAGGAAGGCCATCGTCGTTTAGCTCAGAAAAAAGTAGCTAATCTAGGTCGAGAACTAGATTTTGATGAGACCTGTCAATTGGTTTTACAGGCTGTTTGTCAGGAGACCGATAGCCAATTAACGCTTTTAAATACTGGACTTATCATGAAAACACTAGGTCCTCAAGTGACCATGGCAGACCTGCAAGAAGCCCTTCCTCATCAGATGCGGATGGCACGTCTAGTCGTGACAGGAAAAGAACTCAAAGAAATCTGTCAGGAAGTTTTTACTAAGGCTGAACTCCTTAAAAATCAAGCTATTAAAGGTATGGGATTTAGAGGGAAGACATTTGGTGAAGTAATCACGGGGAATTTTGCTTACAAAAACGGTAATTTGTTGTATAATAGAAGGGTTGTAGATTCCAATGAGAAGTTTAGTTTGGTCCTTGTGGATCAGTACTACTTTGCTTCTTACTTCCCTACAATTAAGGAAAAGGAGGTTACTCTTCTTTTTCCAGATTTGTTAAGGGAACTTGTGGCCAAGTATTTAGGAAAAAATGGTGCCAATTGGGATAAGATATAG
- a CDS encoding Blp family class II bacteriocin, with translation MTTQIINNFNSLNSEDLSTVKGGACSFWGATAAVGVGAVGGAIKGGIQTGTWQGAALKGIGYGIKDGITYGLICRY, from the coding sequence ATGACAACACAAATCATTAACAATTTTAACTCACTTAATTCCGAAGATCTTTCTACTGTTAAGGGTGGAGCATGTAGTTTTTGGGGAGCTACAGCTGCCGTAGGCGTCGGGGCTGTTGGAGGAGCCATTAAAGGTGGTATTCAAACAGGTACTTGGCAAGGTGCAGCCTTAAAGGGTATTGGTTATGGTATTAAAGATGGGATTACTTATGGCCTTATTTGTCGTTATTAG
- a CDS encoding DEAD/DEAH box helicase, whose protein sequence is MSFKDFNFKTFIQEALDEIKFKEPTPVQQKLIPVVRSGRDLVGESKTGSGKTHTFLLPIFEKLNPKSGDVQVVITAPSRELATQIYQATKQIAKHSETEIRVVNYVGGTDKQRQIEKLKVAQPHIVIGTPGRIYDLVKSGDLAIHKAHTFVVDEADMTMDMGFLDTVDKIAASLPKEVQILVFSATIPQKLQPFLKKYLTNPVMEQIKTSTVIADTIDNWLVSTKGRNKNEQILEMLKGMQPYLAMIFVNTKERADDLHSYLVSNGLKVAKIHGGIPPRERKRIMNQVKKLDFEYIVATDLAARGIDIEGVSHVINDAIPQDLSFFVHRVGRTGRNGLSGTAITLYQPSDDSDIRELEKMGITFDPKVYKDGEFQDTYDRDRRANREKAYQKLDTEMIGLVKKKKKKIKPGYKKKIQWKVDEKRKRERRAANRAKGRAERKAKKQSF, encoded by the coding sequence ATGTCATTTAAAGATTTTAATTTTAAAACATTTATTCAGGAGGCCCTTGATGAAATTAAGTTTAAGGAGCCGACGCCTGTTCAGCAGAAATTGATTCCTGTAGTCCGTTCAGGTCGTGATTTGGTTGGTGAATCAAAGACGGGTTCAGGGAAAACACATACCTTCCTCTTGCCAATTTTTGAGAAACTGAATCCAAAGAGTGGCGATGTTCAGGTTGTTATTACAGCACCATCACGTGAATTGGCGACACAAATTTACCAAGCGACAAAACAAATTGCCAAACACTCTGAGACTGAAATTCGTGTGGTCAACTATGTGGGTGGTACAGACAAGCAACGTCAGATTGAGAAACTAAAGGTAGCACAACCTCATATTGTTATCGGGACACCAGGGCGTATTTATGACCTGGTTAAGTCTGGTGACCTGGCTATTCACAAGGCCCATACCTTTGTTGTTGACGAAGCTGATATGACCATGGACATGGGATTCTTGGATACTGTAGACAAGATTGCGGCAAGTCTGCCTAAGGAAGTTCAAATTTTGGTCTTCTCAGCAACCATCCCTCAAAAACTGCAACCATTCTTGAAGAAATATTTGACCAATCCCGTCATGGAACAAATCAAAACTTCAACAGTTATTGCAGATACCATTGATAACTGGTTGGTATCTACTAAGGGTCGCAACAAGAATGAACAGATTCTTGAGATGCTTAAGGGAATGCAGCCATATTTGGCAATGATTTTCGTTAATACCAAGGAACGTGCTGACGATTTGCACAGCTACCTAGTGTCAAATGGTCTTAAGGTTGCCAAAATTCATGGAGGTATTCCACCACGTGAACGAAAGCGTATCATGAATCAAGTCAAGAAGCTTGATTTTGAGTACATTGTAGCGACTGACCTTGCAGCGCGTGGGATTGATATTGAAGGGGTTAGCCATGTTATCAACGATGCTATTCCTCAGGATTTGTCTTTCTTTGTTCACCGTGTAGGGCGTACCGGACGTAATGGTTTGTCAGGAACAGCCATCACCCTCTATCAACCAAGTGACGACTCCGATATTCGTGAGCTTGAAAAGATGGGGATTACCTTTGACCCTAAAGTCTATAAGGACGGCGAGTTTCAAGATACCTATGACCGTGACCGTCGTGCCAACCGTGAAAAAGCCTATCAAAAACTTGATACGGAAATGATCGGTTTGGTTAAGAAGAAAAAGAAAAAAATCAAGCCTGGCTACAAGAAGAAAATTCAGTGGAAGGTTGACGAAAAACGCAAACGTGAGCGTCGTGCGGCTAATCGTGCTAAGGGGCGTGCTGAGCGTAAAGCTAAGAAGCAAAGTTTTTAA
- the mraY gene encoding phospho-N-acetylmuramoyl-pentapeptide-transferase, translating to MTMSLIAGVAAFVLTVLAMPHFITYYKIKKIGGQQMHEDVKQHLAKAGTPTMGGTVFLVVAILVSLIFNLHVFSEGHQAYGATVGILFVILIYGIIGFLDDFLKIFRQINEGLKPWQKMALQIIAGLLFYFIHVLPSGTDSLAIGGLTIRLGVFYVLFVLFWIVGFSNAVNLTDGIDGLASISVVISLIAYGIIAFVKGEFAILTIIVTMIGALLGFFVFNHKPAKVFMGDVGSLSLGAMLAVISIALRVEWTLLLIGVVYVFETASVMLQVSYFKYTKRKYGEGRRIFRMTPFHHHLELGGLSGKGDKWSEWKVDAFLWTVGALASAITLWMVLGNVMK from the coding sequence ATGACTATGAGTCTGATAGCAGGCGTGGCCGCCTTTGTGTTGACGGTGCTCGCTATGCCTCACTTTATTACTTACTACAAAATCAAGAAAATCGGTGGCCAACAAATGCATGAAGATGTGAAGCAGCATCTGGCTAAGGCTGGGACGCCAACTATGGGAGGGACAGTCTTCCTAGTGGTTGCCATCTTGGTTAGCTTGATTTTCAACTTACACGTCTTTAGCGAAGGACACCAGGCTTATGGTGCCACAGTAGGGATTCTCTTTGTGATTTTGATATATGGAATCATCGGCTTCCTTGATGATTTCCTTAAGATTTTCCGTCAAATCAATGAGGGACTTAAACCTTGGCAAAAGATGGCCTTGCAGATTATTGCAGGTTTACTTTTCTACTTTATCCACGTACTCCCTAGTGGGACAGATAGCCTAGCTATTGGAGGCTTGACCATTCGCCTCGGTGTCTTTTATGTTCTCTTTGTCCTTTTCTGGATCGTTGGTTTCTCAAATGCTGTGAACTTGACAGATGGTATCGATGGTTTGGCTTCTATCTCTGTAGTTATCAGCTTGATTGCCTATGGGATTATCGCTTTTGTCAAGGGTGAGTTTGCTATTTTGACCATCATCGTTACCATGATTGGTGCTCTTCTTGGCTTCTTCGTCTTTAACCACAAGCCAGCCAAGGTCTTTATGGGAGATGTTGGTTCCTTGTCACTTGGGGCTATGCTTGCGGTTATCTCTATTGCCCTACGTGTGGAGTGGACCCTACTCTTGATTGGTGTGGTTTATGTCTTTGAGACAGCTTCTGTCATGCTACAGGTCAGCTATTTCAAATACACTAAACGTAAGTATGGAGAAGGTCGCCGTATTTTCCGTATGACACCATTCCACCATCACCTCGAATTAGGTGGTCTTTCAGGTAAGGGTGACAAATGGTCAGAGTGGAAGGTTGATGCTTTCCTTTGGACAGTTGGAGCACTTGCAAGTGCCATTACCCTTTGGATGGTTCTTGGAAACGTTATGAAATAA